One region of Gammaproteobacteria bacterium genomic DNA includes:
- a CDS encoding type II toxin-antitoxin system VapC family toxin, producing the protein AGKVLDAMKKTNALVPVTWGLEVANVIARAEAKDLVTEARSGAFLEMLEGVDIEVDAATFQHALSDTLQLARRYKLSAYDASYLELALRLGIALATLDEDLQKAAKKAGVKKLA; encoded by the coding sequence GCCGGCAAAGTGCTTGATGCGATGAAAAAGACCAACGCCCTCGTACCCGTGACATGGGGGCTGGAAGTGGCAAACGTCATTGCCAGAGCGGAAGCGAAAGACCTTGTGACAGAAGCGCGGAGCGGGGCGTTTCTTGAGATGCTGGAGGGCGTGGATATTGAAGTGGACGCGGCCACATTCCAGCACGCGCTGTCTGATACCCTGCAACTGGCGCGGCGCTACAAACTGTCTGCGTACGATGCCTCCTACCTCGAACTGGCCTTAAGGCTGGGCATAGCGCTGGCCACGCTCGACGAAGACTTGCAGAAGGCGGCAAAGAAAGCGGGCGTGAAAAAGCTTGCTTGA